One Kitasatospora sp. NBC_01287 DNA window includes the following coding sequences:
- a CDS encoding ABC transporter permease has protein sequence MSNLSSPDSSPAARAATDRAPGYRPRHTLPLRVEALRQLRRRRTLVIAAVLVALPFIVLAAFQIGGTPTRPDQTTFVTLATASGANFAATLLFMGTGFILVIPVALFCGDTVAAEAGWSSLRYLLAAPVPRARLLAAKLTVGLLFSAAAIVLLPLVGLGVGTAAYGWGDLRLPTGGSLPAAEALPRLAIAVGYVVIAELVIGALAFYLSTATDAPLGAVGGAVFLAIITGVLDAITALGGLREWLPAHWQYAWADALQPRLEWGGMLQGASLSISYAVILVALAFRGFARKDIVS, from the coding sequence GTGAGCAACCTGAGCAGCCCGGACAGCTCCCCGGCCGCCCGGGCCGCCACCGACCGGGCCCCGGGCTACCGCCCGCGGCACACCCTGCCGCTGCGGGTGGAGGCGCTGCGCCAGCTGCGCCGCCGCCGCACCCTGGTGATCGCGGCGGTGCTGGTCGCGCTGCCGTTCATCGTGCTGGCCGCCTTCCAGATCGGCGGCACGCCCACCCGGCCCGACCAGACCACCTTCGTCACCCTGGCCACCGCCTCCGGGGCCAACTTCGCGGCCACCCTGCTCTTCATGGGCACCGGCTTCATCCTGGTCATCCCGGTGGCGCTGTTCTGCGGCGACACGGTGGCCGCCGAGGCCGGCTGGTCCTCGCTGCGCTACCTGCTCGCCGCGCCGGTGCCCCGGGCCCGGCTGCTGGCCGCCAAGCTCACCGTCGGGCTGCTCTTCTCGGCCGCCGCGATCGTGCTGCTGCCGCTGGTCGGCCTGGGCGTGGGCACCGCCGCGTACGGCTGGGGCGACCTGCGGCTGCCCACCGGCGGCAGCCTGCCCGCCGCCGAGGCGCTGCCCCGGCTGGCCATCGCGGTCGGCTACGTGGTCATCGCCGAGCTGGTGATCGGCGCGCTCGCCTTCTACCTCTCCACCGCCACCGACGCCCCGCTCGGGGCGGTCGGCGGCGCCGTCTTCCTGGCCATCATCACCGGTGTGCTGGACGCCATCACGGCGCTGGGCGGCCTGCGCGAGTGGCTGCCCGCGCACTGGCAGTACGCCTGGGCGGACGCGCTGCAGCCCCGGCTGGAGTGGGGCGGGATGTTGCAGGGGGCCTCGCTGTCCATCTCCTACGCGGTGATCCTGGTGGCGCTGGCGTTCCGCGGCTTCGCGCGCAAGGACATCGTCTCCTGA
- a CDS encoding alpha/beta fold hydrolase, translating into MNLPGPRRRWRPPQLRLTRRRLLAGVLALLVLAGLGTVTAIADTPAAVRQQDQFLSMPEAPGSTAQVSIDTSFFTTGSSPRPAVLLAHGFGGSKTDEADEARTLARAGYAVLTWSSRGFGHSTGQIGLDSPDGEVQDVKHLVDWLTERPEVLKEKPGDPVVGITGASYGGAISLLAAAADPRIKAIAPRITWWDLPQALFPQNVEGSAPADGVFKKLWAGIFFTDGSAGDLTASTTGKPAPSTSTTGPIGCGRFTPELCAMYNRVAAAGRPDAAAVALLAQSSPSSYASQIKVPTLVVQGQQDSLFPLDQGDEMAKAIAANGAPVSVDWFDGGHDGGTETSDRVDDRVIAWFDHYLKHQDNSTGPVFRITRTGGLDTTGFQAVLRGADGTNYPGLGGTADTTVQLSSRPQTIANPPGGAPPAISTVPGLGALAQANQLGVGVSIDFPGQNAAFESAPLSSGVQLTGSPTVRLTVHSDQPDAVLFGKLYDVGPDGRQTLPEQLAAPLRVTGANAPEGRTVTVRLPAVDYDFPAGHRLRLVFASTDLAYASPNQPATYQVGLASPLTVPTDGSLTTEATPLPARTWILPLLALAAAAVLLLTARRRRSLPPPDPASADVPLRITGLSKRYKGAVDRYAVRDLGFTVEAGQVLGLLGPNGAGKTTTLRMLMGLIRPDEGEIRIFGHPVRPGAPVLSRVGAFVEGAGFLPHLSGRANLELYWQATGRPAADAHLAEALEIADLGEALERAVRTYSQGMRQRLAIAQAMLGLPDLLILDEPTNGLDPPQIREMREVMIRYAAAGRTVIVSSHLLSEVEQSCTHLVVMDRGRLISAGAVAEIIGEGELLLIGTPADFGPEELAAAAAKAAELPGVGSVEVAGHGLLVRLDGLTAHQLLAELVRLDVPVERAGPHRRLEDAFLSMIGGSA; encoded by the coding sequence GGCGCCCACCCCAGCTCAGGCTGACCCGCCGCCGGTTGCTGGCGGGGGTGCTGGCGCTGCTCGTGCTGGCCGGCCTCGGCACGGTGACCGCGATCGCGGACACTCCGGCGGCCGTCCGGCAGCAGGACCAGTTCCTGTCGATGCCCGAGGCGCCCGGCAGCACCGCCCAGGTCTCGATCGACACCTCCTTCTTCACCACCGGCAGCAGCCCGCGCCCGGCCGTCCTGCTCGCCCACGGCTTCGGCGGCAGCAAGACCGACGAAGCCGACGAGGCCCGCACGCTGGCCAGGGCCGGCTACGCCGTGCTGACCTGGTCCTCGCGGGGCTTCGGGCACTCCACCGGGCAGATCGGCCTGGACTCGCCGGACGGTGAGGTGCAGGACGTCAAGCACCTGGTCGACTGGCTGACCGAGCGCCCCGAGGTGCTCAAGGAGAAGCCCGGCGACCCGGTGGTCGGCATCACCGGCGCCTCCTACGGCGGGGCGATCTCGCTGCTGGCCGCCGCCGCGGACCCGCGGATCAAGGCCATCGCGCCCCGGATCACCTGGTGGGACCTGCCCCAGGCGCTCTTCCCGCAGAACGTCGAGGGGTCCGCCCCGGCCGACGGGGTGTTCAAGAAGCTCTGGGCCGGGATCTTCTTCACCGACGGCTCGGCCGGCGACCTGACCGCCTCCACCACCGGCAAGCCGGCTCCCTCCACGAGCACCACCGGACCGATCGGCTGCGGCCGCTTCACCCCCGAGCTGTGCGCGATGTACAACCGGGTCGCCGCGGCCGGGCGGCCGGACGCCGCGGCGGTCGCGCTGCTGGCGCAGTCGAGCCCGTCGAGCTACGCGTCGCAGATCAAGGTGCCCACCCTGGTGGTCCAGGGCCAGCAGGACTCGCTCTTCCCGCTCGACCAGGGCGACGAGATGGCCAAGGCGATCGCCGCCAACGGCGCGCCGGTCTCGGTCGACTGGTTCGACGGCGGCCATGACGGCGGCACCGAGACCAGCGACCGGGTGGACGACCGGGTGATCGCCTGGTTCGACCACTACCTCAAGCACCAGGACAACAGCACCGGTCCGGTCTTCCGGATCACCCGGACCGGCGGGCTGGACACCACCGGCTTCCAGGCCGTGCTGCGCGGCGCCGACGGCACCAACTACCCGGGCCTGGGCGGCACCGCCGACACCACCGTCCAGTTGAGCAGCCGCCCGCAGACCATCGCCAACCCGCCCGGCGGCGCGCCGCCCGCGATCTCCACCGTGCCGGGGCTCGGCGCGCTCGCCCAGGCCAACCAACTGGGCGTCGGCGTCTCGATCGACTTCCCCGGCCAGAACGCGGCCTTCGAGTCGGCGCCGCTGAGCTCCGGGGTCCAGCTGACCGGCAGCCCCACCGTGCGCCTGACCGTGCACTCCGACCAGCCCGACGCGGTGCTCTTCGGCAAGCTCTACGACGTCGGCCCCGACGGCAGGCAGACGCTGCCCGAGCAGCTCGCGGCCCCGTTGCGGGTCACCGGCGCCAACGCGCCCGAGGGCCGCACCGTCACCGTGCGGCTGCCCGCCGTCGACTACGACTTCCCGGCCGGGCACCGGCTGCGCCTGGTGTTCGCCAGCACCGATCTGGCCTACGCCTCGCCGAACCAGCCCGCCACCTACCAGGTGGGCCTGGCGAGCCCGCTGACCGTCCCCACCGACGGCTCGCTGACCACCGAGGCCACCCCGCTGCCCGCGCGCACCTGGATCCTGCCGCTCCTCGCGCTGGCCGCGGCCGCGGTGCTGCTGCTGACGGCTCGTCGGCGCAGGTCGCTGCCGCCGCCGGACCCGGCGTCGGCCGACGTCCCGCTGCGGATCACCGGGCTGAGCAAGCGCTACAAGGGCGCGGTCGACCGCTACGCCGTGCGCGACCTCGGCTTCACCGTCGAGGCCGGCCAGGTGCTGGGCCTGCTCGGACCCAACGGGGCCGGCAAGACCACCACGCTGCGGATGCTGATGGGCCTGATCCGTCCCGACGAGGGCGAGATCCGGATCTTCGGCCACCCGGTGCGCCCCGGTGCCCCGGTGCTCTCCCGGGTCGGGGCCTTCGTCGAGGGGGCCGGGTTCCTGCCGCACCTGAGCGGCCGGGCCAACCTGGAGCTGTACTGGCAGGCCACCGGCCGCCCCGCCGCCGACGCGCACCTGGCCGAGGCGCTGGAGATCGCGGACCTCGGCGAGGCGTTGGAGCGCGCGGTGCGCACCTACTCGCAGGGCATGCGCCAGCGGCTGGCGATCGCCCAGGCCATGCTCGGCCTGCCGGACCTGCTGATCCTGGACGAGCCGACCAACGGCCTGGACCCGCCGCAGATCCGCGAGATGCGCGAGGTGATGATCCGGTACGCGGCCGCCGGACGCACCGTCATCGTCTCCAGCCACCTGCTCTCCGAGGTCGAGCAGAGCTGCACCCACCTGGTGGTGATGGACCGCGGCAGGCTGATCAGCGCCGGCGCGGTGGCCGAGATCATCGGCGAGGGTGAACTGCTGCTGATCGGCACCCCCGCCGACTTCGGGCCCGAGGAGCTGGCGGCGGCCGCCGCGAAGGCGGCGGAGCTGCCCGGCGTCGGCTCGGTGGAGGTGGCCGGACACGGCCTGCTGGTCCGGCTGGACGGCCTGACGGCCCATCAGCTGCTGGCGGAGCTGGTCCGGCTGGACGTGCCCGTCGAGCGGGCCGGGCCGCACCGCCGCCTGGAGGACGCGTTCCTGTCGATGATCGGAGGCTCCGCGTGA
- a CDS encoding dienelactone hydrolase family protein — protein sequence MAQILLLHSAYGLRPAVHDAAERLRAAGHTVHTPDLYDGQVFDDLEAGMAHREEIGTDELLRRAVGAAAPLLTPGTRLVYAGLSLGGALAQNLALADERALGLLLLHGTSDVRDEAVTEVPVQLHVAEPDPFETEDWLNAWYLRMRKAGAEVEVHRYRGAGHLFTDPALPDYDEEASEAAWAAALGFLAELDAALG from the coding sequence GTGGCCCAGATCCTGCTCCTCCACTCCGCCTACGGGCTGCGCCCCGCCGTGCACGACGCCGCCGAGCGGCTGCGGGCGGCCGGGCACACGGTGCACACGCCCGACCTCTACGACGGGCAGGTCTTCGACGACCTGGAGGCGGGCATGGCCCACCGCGAGGAGATCGGCACCGACGAGCTGCTGCGCCGGGCGGTCGGCGCGGCGGCCCCGCTGCTCACCCCGGGCACCCGGCTGGTCTATGCCGGCCTCTCGCTCGGCGGCGCGCTCGCGCAGAACCTGGCGCTGGCCGATGAGCGGGCGCTGGGGCTGCTGCTCCTGCACGGGACCTCGGACGTGCGGGACGAGGCGGTGACCGAGGTCCCGGTGCAGCTGCACGTGGCCGAGCCCGACCCGTTCGAGACCGAGGACTGGCTGAACGCCTGGTACCTGCGGATGCGCAAGGCCGGCGCGGAGGTCGAGGTGCACCGCTACCGGGGCGCCGGGCACCTCTTCACCGACCCCGCGCTGCCGGACTACGACGAGGAGGCGAGCGAGGCGGCCTGGGCCGCCGCGCTCGGCTTCCTGGCGGAGCTGGACGCCGCGCTCGGCTGA